The following proteins are encoded in a genomic region of Nicotiana sylvestris chromosome 4, ASM39365v2, whole genome shotgun sequence:
- the LOC138889322 gene encoding uncharacterized protein, whose amino-acid sequence MVGEKVLLKVSPMKGVMRFGKKGKLSPQFIRPFEVLRRIREVTYKLALPPSLLSVHPVFHVSMLRKYMDDPSHVFNFSTVQLDGDLTYDMESVAILERQVRKLRSKDIDSVKVQWRGQPVEEVT is encoded by the coding sequence atggttggggagaaggttttgctgaaggtttcacccatgaaaggtgttatgaggtttggaaagaagggaaagttgagccctcagTTTATTAGGCCATTTGAGGTGCTTCGTAGGATTAGGGAGGTGACCtataagcttgctttgccacccagcttattgagtgtccatccagtatttcatgtgtctatgcttcgtaAGTATATGgacgatccatctcatgttttcaATTTCAGCActgttcagttagatggtgatttgacttatgatatggagtcggtggctattttggagcggcaggtccgaaagttgagatcaaaagatatagattcagtgaaagtgcagtggagaggtcagcccgtggaggaggttACTTGA